A segment of the Panacibacter ginsenosidivorans genome:
CCTTTTAAAAACAAACATTCTATTCTTATGAAAATGCAATTTGCGAACCCGGTACCCAGACAGGAAAATGCGACATACGTAATGCACCTTCCTTATATTATTCACCATGAAAGAATAAAAGCAACACTTGAAGACAAAGGATTTCAATTGTCTGTCAAAAGAATATTTGATATTCTTGCTTCTTCCTTATTAATTATTTTTTTTGCGCCGATTCTGATCATTGTTGCTGCTATCATTAAACTTACTTCCAAAGGAGCCATTCTTTATTCCAATGAGCGTGTTGGTTTACACGAAATAAATTTCAAATGCTATAAGTTCAGGTCTATGGTTGAAGATCAGAGCAGTAAAACAGCTGACCATACAACTGCGCTTGCTGAGCAGGAAAAAGGTATTCTTCATAAAGTAAAAAATGACTCCCGCATTACATGGATCGGTAAGATCATCCGTAAAACAAGTATAGATGAGCTTCCGCAATTATTCAATGTTTTGAAAGGAGACATGAGTATTGTTGGCCCGCGGCCTCTAGTACCTTTTATGCTGAAGCACCTGCCTGAGTTTAAAGAAACACGTTGTCTTGTGAGACCAGGCATAACAGGGTTATGGCAGATACGCGACCGGGTTAATAATACGAGAGCTGAATATATGATGGAGCATGATACAAGGTATATAGAGAAATACAGTTTATTGCTGGACCTTAAAATATTGATAGAGACACCAGTAGTTGTCATTACGGGAGAAGGCGCTTATTAACAAAGAAAGATGATTAATGTATATGAAAGCACAACTAAATACCATAGAAACGATCGTCTCATTCAACGGAGCAGATTATTTCATTGTAAAAAATGAAAACGGGTGGCTGGAAGTAAATGGTCCGGATAAATTTCAATTTACCCGCGATAATAATTATCGCTGGCAGTTCACCAAAGAAATTGATGCAGACCTTGCAATAAATTTAAAAGTAAAGGCGATTTTTTTTCACCTGGTTTGAGGATAATGACAACAGCAAATACAATTAACCAATACAATTAAGAATACTTTTCATTGATCAGGAAGGGATGTTCGTAACCGCGAAAGTTATTTGCCTGATGAAAAAATACTTTACTTCACTTTAGGCTGATGCATCATCAGATCTTCGATCGTTCCTGCAATTTCTTCCGGTGTTTGTTTGAAAGTTAAGTAAACTATTTTGTCTCCTGCTATTACTATATCCTTTCCATCATCTTCAATTTTAAAATTCAATTTTTTAAAATTGAAATAAGGGCGTAACCCACGCACAGCAACCAGTACAGCAGTTTCGTCCCAGCTGTTGCGGCCAATTGTATTATTGTCTTTTGCCAATGCAATTTTAAAGGCATCTTTTACAGGACTGTTTTGAATGCTCTCATTATTGATCAGCCGAATGCCGGTATGAATTTTTTCACCAATCTCAAAACCACTCATGATCCATGGTGTTGGCCATTCATTAAAAACTTTTTGAGAAGCATTTGCATCTACAACGACATTGAATTCATAACCACTGTTTTTTCCACTGTCAATTCTTGCAGACATTGAAACCAGTTGCTTTACTTTTTTTATAATAAGATCCTTTCCATTAAGCGGGGAATATTCATCTGATGTTGAGTTTAATAACCCTGCGAGGTTGGTGAAAAACCCAACAGTAATAATTGTTACACTTTTATCTGGCTGAGATGAAAGTATTTTCCTGTACAGTTTTACCGCATCTTCGGCTTCGCCATTTGTTTTAAGCTGGTGCGGATATTTTGTAACGATTGCCTGTGCCCATTGCTGTGCACAATCTTTATTTGGCTGCGTATTTTTTGTAATGCCTATTGGTATATTAGGTTTGTTAAAGTAGGTATTCAACACACTTAATGTAGGTGCAGTTGTTTCAAATGCATTACAGGAAATAGTTGCCAGAATTTTTGCTTCACCATTGTCTTCAAAGGCATGAAGTAACGCCATAGCACCTACGTCATCATAATCGGGTGCAATGTCTGTATCAAAGATTATTGAAACTGGCTTTTGCTTTTCAATAAACGAACCAAAAATTATAACTATAAAAAAAGAGGTAAGAAAATATTTCATACAGTATCACTTTATTAGGAATATTGAATATAGCAAATTCTAAAAGATAAATTCATGATGAGTAAAAAAGACAAGGCTGAAGTGAGTGACACAACAGGCGATGCCACATGCATTGCAGACGGAAAACAAAAACGGGCAACAATTACGTCGCCCGCTTTAAACCAAACTAACTGCTGCTTATAGAGAAATAAAAACGCCTATTTTATCCAATTCAATTTTGCAATTTTTACATCGCTCGAATTGGTGCCAATATGAACAATAAAATCTCCGCTTTCCCAATCATATTTCAGATCGCTATTGAAGAACTTCAATTGTTCCGGTGTTATTGTAAAGGTTACTTCTTTGCTTTCCCCCGGTTGTAACATTATTTTCTGGAAACCTTTCAAATCTTTTACAGAACGGGAAACAGAAGCCACAGGATCAGAAATATATAACTGTACCGTTTCTTCCCCGGCAAACTTTCCTGTATTACTTACGGTAACAGTTGCATTGAGGGTTTCATTTCCTTTGAGCTTTGTTTTACTAAGTTTTACATCGCTGTAAGAAAAAGTTGTATAGCTCAAACCATAACCGAAGGGGTACAAAGGATCATTGCTTATATCAAGGTAGCTTGATTTGAATTTTGCCCCATCATTGTTAAATGGGCGGCCTGTATTTTTATGGTTGTAATAAATTGGAATTTGCCCAACGCTTCTAGGAAAAGTCGTTGAAATTTTTCCGGAAGGATTATAATTTCCAAACAATACATCAGCTATTGCATTGCCTGCCTCGGTTCCCCCAAACCAGGTGTCTAAAATTGCTTTTGCATGATCATTCTCCCATGTAAGTGTTAATGGCCTTCCGTTGAACAAAACAATTACAACAGGCTTTCCTGTTTGTACCAAAGCTTTCAATAAATTTTCCTGACTCTCAGGAATGCTGATATCAGAACGGCTGGAAGATTCACCGGTCATATCTGCAGCTTCGCCAACTACAGCAACAACAACATCTGCCTTATTTGCTGCATCAACCGCTTCATTGATCATATCCTGTGGAGAACGTTTATCCGTTTCTACTTCCACACCTAAAGCATTGGTACGCGCTTTCAATAAAGAATCATCAGTAATGTTGGCACCTTTTTCATAAATAATATTTACATTATTGCCTGCAACATTTCTTATGCCTTGCATTACACTTACAGATTTTTGCCAGTCGCCCGCAACAACCCATGTACCAAGCATGTTGCGTTGGTTATCTGCTAAAGGCCCAACCAATGCAATGGTTCCAGATTTTTTTAGCGGCAATATTTGTGCATCATTTTTTAAAAGCACAAAAGAATGTTCCGCAACTTCACGTGCAGCTTTACGGTTATCATCTGTCAATATTTCTTTTGCTGGTCTGTCTTCATTAACGCCGCGATAAGGATCTTCAAACAAGCCCATTTTATATTTTGCTTCCAATATTCGTTTGCATGCAACATCAATATCCTGTTGCGTTACCTTTCCTTCGCTCAAAGATTTTTTGAGTGTGTTTAAAAAACCTTCTGCCACCATATCCATGTCCAGCCCTGCTTTCAAAGCCAGTGCCGACACGGCTTGCAGGTCTCCCATGCCATGGGCAGTCATCTCGCTTACAGAAGTATAATCAGAAACTACAAACCCTTTAAAGCCCCATTGTTTGCGCAATAATTCAGTAAGCAACCACTTATTACCTGTCGCAGGAATTCCATCCACAACATTGAAAGAACTCATTACACTTCCAACGCCAGCATCAACAGCGGCTTTATAAGGAGGCAAATAATATTCATACATCTGAACACGGCTCATGTCAACAGTGTTATATTCTCTACCGGCTTCTGCACCGCCATATAAAGC
Coding sequences within it:
- a CDS encoding sugar transferase gives rise to the protein MKMQFANPVPRQENATYVMHLPYIIHHERIKATLEDKGFQLSVKRIFDILASSLLIIFFAPILIIVAAIIKLTSKGAILYSNERVGLHEINFKCYKFRSMVEDQSSKTADHTTALAEQEKGILHKVKNDSRITWIGKIIRKTSIDELPQLFNVLKGDMSIVGPRPLVPFMLKHLPEFKETRCLVRPGITGLWQIRDRVNNTRAEYMMEHDTRYIEKYSLLLDLKILIETPVVVITGEGAY
- the bglX gene encoding beta-glucosidase BglX, whose product is MKKIFLLLGLLTTVYAQAQQDAKMNAFVSNLMSKMTLDEKIGQLNLVTPGGAVTGAVVSKGVDENIRKGLVGGLFGIWGPEKVRQAQKIAVENSRLHIPLIFGLDVIHGHKTIFPIPLGMAATWDTMLVEKSARIAATEATADGLKWAFSPMVDIARDPRWGRISEGNGEDPYLGSKIAQAMVRGYQNGDVSKDNSLMACVKHFALYGGAEAGREYNTVDMSRVQMYEYYLPPYKAAVDAGVGSVMSSFNVVDGIPATGNKWLLTELLRKQWGFKGFVVSDYTSVSEMTAHGMGDLQAVSALALKAGLDMDMVAEGFLNTLKKSLSEGKVTQQDIDVACKRILEAKYKMGLFEDPYRGVNEDRPAKEILTDDNRKAAREVAEHSFVLLKNDAQILPLKKSGTIALVGPLADNQRNMLGTWVVAGDWQKSVSVMQGIRNVAGNNVNIIYEKGANITDDSLLKARTNALGVEVETDKRSPQDMINEAVDAANKADVVVAVVGEAADMTGESSSRSDISIPESQENLLKALVQTGKPVVIVLFNGRPLTLTWENDHAKAILDTWFGGTEAGNAIADVLFGNYNPSGKISTTFPRSVGQIPIYYNHKNTGRPFNNDGAKFKSSYLDISNDPLYPFGYGLSYTTFSYSDVKLSKTKLKGNETLNATVTVSNTGKFAGEETVQLYISDPVASVSRSVKDLKGFQKIMLQPGESKEVTFTITPEQLKFFNSDLKYDWESGDFIVHIGTNSSDVKIAKLNWIK
- a CDS encoding nucleoside hydrolase; its protein translation is MKYFLTSFFIVIIFGSFIEKQKPVSIIFDTDIAPDYDDVGAMALLHAFEDNGEAKILATISCNAFETTAPTLSVLNTYFNKPNIPIGITKNTQPNKDCAQQWAQAIVTKYPHQLKTNGEAEDAVKLYRKILSSQPDKSVTIITVGFFTNLAGLLNSTSDEYSPLNGKDLIIKKVKQLVSMSARIDSGKNSGYEFNVVVDANASQKVFNEWPTPWIMSGFEIGEKIHTGIRLINNESIQNSPVKDAFKIALAKDNNTIGRNSWDETAVLVAVRGLRPYFNFKKLNFKIEDDGKDIVIAGDKIVYLTFKQTPEEIAGTIEDLMMHQPKVK